From one Spiroplasma endosymbiont of Panorpa germanica genomic stretch:
- a CDS encoding DNA/RNA helicase domain-containing protein — MEFDYVGVIIGDDMFYENNKLKTDFKKRSKNDSSVKGLKGKKIEPLKTQFIGDKIIKKYL; from the coding sequence ATCGAGTTTGATTATGTTGGGGTAATAATTGGTGATGACATGTTTTATGAAAATAATAAATTAAAGACTGACTTTAAGAAACGTTCAAAAAATGATTCTAGTGTTAAAGGGTTAAAAGGTAAAAAAATTGAGCCATTAAAGACTCAATTTATTGGTGATAAAATTATTAAAAAATACTTATAA